The genomic DNA ctcgtcctccgcACTCGCGCCTTTGCCGTGCTTCACActgccgcggccgcggatATGGATCTTGGCCCCGCTCTGGTTCTCCATCTTTTTCAGCGTATTGCCGCGGGGGCCGACCAGCAGACCAAAGAAGTTGATCTCGGGGAACTCGCGCACAGGCAAATACACCTTCTCGGtcgggcgcatcgtccgCTTCGCCGCCTGGTACTCGGCGGGGGGGCGGAACATGGGGTCGATCTTCATCTGCCGCTCCACAAGGcggatgcgctcctcgtcgagcttctTGCGATACCGCATCTCGCGCGTGTTGTTTCGGCGGCCGTACTGGTCATAGGTTGGGGGGggacggcgagcgctcCTTCTCGGGAGGGATCACATCGCCGGTCCGCATCTTGCGGTTGATCTCTTCAAGGCGCACCTGGATCGCATACCGATCGAGGTCCTGACCACTCACAGGTCCTTGAATCGCGGCAGGCGCAACATCtgagcgctcggcgccccagcgcgagcgccgcttgcgcgcaccgtgcggatcgtcgccgccgtgcggctGGGGCGGCTCGTCCGCCCGGCGCTTCGGCGCATCGTACGGACCGGGGGCTTGATcgccgccaccgccgccccAGCGTCGCGAATggccgagcggctgcgcgtTCATGCCCGTGATCTGGGCATTGTTTCTCCTGGACATCGCGCGACGGTTCAgtggcgagcggcgcccgcgcagATTTGCGCACCACGTGGGACCACGTGGCATTGGCCTGAGCGGGTTGCTCATGGCGAAAGGCTCACGGCGAggacgcagcggcgcacggcccaaaggcgacgacgcgcagaAGGGCGCCGGACGGGGGGAGGCGCAGAAAGGAGGAGTGGACGCAGGTGGCAAggatgcgccggcggctACCGATGCTAGGGACGATGCACGCGCCGACAAGGGCCAGGGCAACGAGGCCCTGGATGCGCCGGCACCCAAAGACACCAGCGGGGGCGCCAAAGGACAGCGCGAGGacgccaaggacgagcaGAATGATGCTCAGGACGATTCGGGGCCCAAAGGATCCGCAGGCAACGAGGCCACTGGCACAGACGTgcctgccgctgccgagccgccgatCGAATCCACGCCGAACGAACCCCTGCCGAACGAACTTACACCGGAAGCTACTACCAGCGAGCCTTCCCCGCCCGACACCGGCCGCGACGttgctgcgctgcacgacacCATCGCCCGCCTCCAGTCGGAGCTCGACGAtacgcagcgcgccattGCCGAGAGCCACAGCGCAtttgccgagcagcttgtCGCGATGCATACGCAGCACGCCCAGGACCTAGACGAGGCcgtggccaaggccgacgcggcgcacggccagcaTGCCGATGCCCAGGACGCGACCGACCGcctggagcagctcgaAAAAGAGCACGCATCGCTCGCCAaagcgcacgacgagcacaAGTCTGCGCTGGAtgccgcgcacgaggcgcagcgtgtctctgagcagcgcacgcacgacgagcgtgtgcgTCTCGAACGCGAGATCGAGGgtgtgcgcgccgagcgcgacgcggcgcgtgccgacctTGCGGCtgcctcggcgaccgtcacgtcgctcgaggcacagcttgccgagcgcaccgcgtctGCGCAagacgtcgaggcgctcgagcagcgcattgcCGTACGTCGCTTTTCTCACGCAGACCCTCACTACGCACGCGCCCACGCTGGCTCCTCCGGAGCCCCTTGCGGACATTGCACGCTCGCTGGGCTACTCTGCACCCGACTATGTACGTTGTGTTACTGACGCAGACCCTTGCCGAATCTGTACGTCACGACGCTGACCCAGCTCCATGCGGCGCATAATGCCAAGTATACCAAGCTCTAtaccgaggccgccgcctgccgcgccgcctcgcagtcgacgcgcgcgcagaTCGACCTGCACCTGCGtcctgcgctcgacgcggtttccgcgcaggccgacgcggtgccCGACCACGTGCGTacggcgcttgccgcgctgcgacgcgcgctcgacgcggtggaGTAATTCGGCCGAGATGTGTGTCGTTGGGCGGGAGGCGCCCCTGGGGCCTGGCGCGTTCAGCGATGGTCGAGACGGCGCAGCCTGCAATCGGCCGGCCTCAGCGCTCCAACTCGTTAGAGAAAGGTGCtgcggtgctgcgtgcgcttgcgcgcacgcctTCCTACCATgaggcggtgcagcagctgccgAGTGGTGCGCCCGTGGTGGCCGAGCCCAGCGatgtgcgcgccgcctctgCCACGCCGAAGCGCAACGGGGCGTGGGAGTACTGGGTGGTAAAGTGGGAGATTCCCCGCAAGATTTTGCACTGCAGTATCGGATTCTTTGTCCTGGGGCTGTATGTCTTTCACGTAGacctcgcggcgatcgtcCGTGTTTTGTTCTATTTGCTGCTGATCATCTCGTCGGCGGACCTGCTGCGTCTCAACGTGCCTGCGTTTGAGCGCATCTACGAgtcggtgctcggcgcgctgatGCGCCCGGGCGAACGGGTACGTCGTACAACTAAccgcaggagcgcgtcaACGGCGTGGTGTGGTACCTGGTCGGCGTCATTGCCTCGCTGCACTTTTTCCCGGAGGACATTGCGTCGATCTCGATCATGATCCTCTCGTGGTGCGACccgtgcgcctcgacgttCGGTCGCCTGTACGGCCGCAAGACGCCCGCGAtgcccgcgccgctctttgcgcgccgcaagtCGCTCGCGGGCTTCCTCGCGGCGGTAGTCACCGGCTCGCTGACGACCTACCTCTTTTGGggcacgcgcgtcgcggcactcggcgagcgtgcgtcggGCCTGAGCTGGACGCCGGACGGTGTGGCAACCTttggcacggcgctcgcgccggggCCGCTGCACTCTGGCTGGGCCGGATTCGCCCAGGGCTttgtcgcgcgcgacacgtcgcTCCTGGCCagggccgaggcgctgcgtgcgggcgtgccgacgatGCCGCCGGTGCTGCTCTACCTCGTGTGCGGCCTCATTGCCGGCAtcaccgagtcgctcgatCTCGGGGGCGTCGACGACAACCTCTCGATCCCGATTCTGAGTGGACTCGGCATCTGGGCTACGCTATGGGCCTGGGGCCTGTATGCGTAATGCATTGTGCTTGTAATACATCGTAGCGACTAATTTTGCatcgcaggcgcacgccgcgtctGCCGCCCGTGCACGCGGTGGTAGAGCATCCCGTGGAACTTGCGGGTCTGGTAGACCTGCCGCCAGACGTACAccgagagcgccgcgacgaccagGAGCACATTCAGAAACTGGATTAGAAGGGATACGCACCACAAACTGGCCATAGTGCCGCACTTCTGCACCAATAAACTtgccgcacgcgctccagcCATCGACCaaggcgccgtcgctcgcaaGGCACTGCACCGCCTGGCGGTTGTTGTATGGGCGGCAGTAGGGATAGGcaagctgcgtcagcgcaCACACGTACGTGGTCCTCAGGACACGGCATGCactcgtcgaccggcgcacAGGCGtacgcaggcggcgcaccggtgctcgaggcctgcggcgcaaacGCCGCCCCGCTCGCCGACATGGCGGAAACGTGTGGAGGTACAAGGCTATTTACGACGCCTGCTgggcgcgccacgcgtgCGCCATCTGGAGGAGCTTCATCGCGGGCTTGTTCTTGGCCTCTTCGTCGGGGAACACCATATCGTAATACTGGGTGAGAGAGAGAAAAACGTACCTCTTCCatcgcgccgtcgccgccggggatctcgcggcgcttcttGAGGACGCGCGGCATCTTTTCTTGGACGGCTtggacgcgctcctcgtcgccgtgctcgacctcgaACGCTTTCCACGCCTCGAGAAGGACCACACGCTGCGTTAGTGAAAGTACGTACCTCGTCTTTCAGGCCCTGGTCGCGCAGGCTCTCGTAGCCGCGCGCAaagacggcgcgcgtctctttggcggcctgctcgcggcgcgcagcgcgctcggcctgctgctcggGCGAGACGGCGTAGGTCTCGCCttgcgcctcgacctcttCTTCTGCGTCTgcgtcctcgtcttcctcgGCGGCAATCGCGGCCGCCatcttgccgagcgcgtaGCTGATCCACACCTTGACGTGCCCCGTCTTgtccagcaggcgctcgtacagcgcgtcgacacgctccatctcgcgctcgctAAACTCAAAGTCGATGTACGCCTTCCACACCACTTCCGGCATGTCCAGGCCACCCAGCTCCGACTCGGCCTGGGCGATGGCGAGCTCGTAgatgccgcgcgcacgctccaaATCGTAGAGgttctgctcgagctccgcaaAGCGCACCCACGTGCTGGAGCTCGAGGGGTCCCACTCGAGCGCCTTCTCGTACAGCTTGCGCACGCGGTCAAACTCTTTGAGCTCCAGTTCCAGCTGGATATAGCCCGCAAAGAGCTTCTGCTtcggcgcaaggccgatcgccgtgccgaggatcttgcgcgcgagcgcgaggtccatgcggcgcacctcgaaGTAGGCATACGCCAGCCAGAGCTTTGCAAAGGTAAACTCGCGGTGGGgcaccgcggcgaccgCTGCCGCGTACACCTtcttggcgcgctcgatgtcgccgacgtccgCCTCCTCAAAGAGCGCATAGCGCAGCCACAGGTAAATGTACCGCCGCCACAGGCGCTTTTCGTTCGCAGGTGGCACCTCGGCGATCGCACGCTCGTATACTTCGCGCACTTTCTCGCGCGACGACTCGAGCATGGACTCGGGCGCGCCTTcttcgaggagcgtgcgatAGGACTCCTCTTCGAGGCGCGTATAGTCGAACCACGTGTCGTAGTTGGTGGCCAAGCCCGACTGGACTTCTTCTTCGTACTGCAGTCGTCGTTTTTGCGTAACGGTATCTTCGACGCCCTTGATGTTGCCAAACTGCTTCTCGAAGCGCGTGTAGCTTGCATAAATACCTTCGCTCTTGGCACGGGgcagccgctcgagcgcatacTTGTAAATCATCCGCGCACGATCGTACTCGGCCTGGCGCGTCTCCATCTTGGCAAACGCCGTAAAGACGgtctgcgcacgctcgagcgccgcctcgtcctcgccgaaAAAGTCGAGCGCCATGTGAAACACATTGCGCGCTTtgtcgaggtcgtcgcggTCCTCCTCGTACTTCGCCCAGCGGATCCACTGCTTCGGCTCGGGGTGGCAGGTCACGGCGCGCTCCcagacggcgctcgcgcggtCCATCTCCTTGTAGCGTACCTCGAAGGCAATGTACGCGTTCcacgcgcgctcgtccggcTCCCAGCTCATCCAGCGCTCAAAGATTTCACGCGTGCCGCTCAcgttgccgagcagctcttCGACGTGGACGTACTTGTACCACAGCTGGTCAATACGGGGAAGGATCGACACGGCACGGTCAAACAGGTTGCGCGCAAAGTTGACGTTGCGCATCTtgagctcctgctcggtATACCGCAGCCACAGCGGGACGTGGTGGGGATTCACGTCGATCGCGCGCTCAAACACGGAGCGAGCGCGATCCATCAGGCCTTGGTTCGCTTCCCATGTCGCGTACCGGATCCAGGCAACCATCTATGTTAGCAAAAATACGCACATTGCCCcgcagcttgcgcacgctgTCCTCGAATTCCTTGCGCTTTCGCGCGCGGTACTCTTCCAGTTGCTCATAGTCTTCGATGCGATGACGCGCCGTTTGGCGCCTAGGACGCTCCTGATTCTCTTGCGCTTCGCGGAGAAGCTGCTCCGCAGTGATCtgcaccggcgcgggcgcgcggTTCTTGATCTTGGGCGCACGCCCCTCTTCCTCCATCGTGAAaggcgacgcagccgcGTGGAGTCTTTTTTCGCACGTGATGCATCGGGGGGTTTTCGCCAAACGCCGTGAAACCCGGGTGCATTTTCGAAATCTTGGCACGGCGGCGTGATTGGCACAGAAACTCTGCGCGCATTTGCCGCCccaccgcgtcggcgtTGTGCGCACATTAGGCCTTGGCAAACCAGGTTGATTAAAAGGCAGTGCCACTCAACCCACCCCCCACCCT from Malassezia japonica chromosome 1, complete sequence includes the following:
- the DGK1 gene encoding diacylglycerol kinase (CTP) (TransMembrane:8 (i80-99o105-125i146-163o169-186i207-225o245-270i282-306o318-338i); BUSCO:EOG09263OD3; COG:I; EggNog:ENOG503NXUY), translated to MVETAQPAIGRPQRSNSLEKGAAVLRALARTPSYHEAVQQLPSGAPVVAEPSDVRAASATPKRNGAWEYWVVKWEIPRKILHCSIGFFVLGLYVFHVDLAAIVRVLFYLLLIISSADLLRLNVPAFERIYESVLGALMRPGERERVNGVVWYLVGVIASLHFFPEDIASISIMILSWCDPCASTFGRLYGRKTPAMPAPLFARRKSLAGFLAAVVTGSLTTYLFWGTRVAALGERASGLSWTPDGVATFGTALAPGPLHSGWAGFAQGFVARDTSLLARAEALRAGVPTMPPVLLYLVCGLIAGITESLDLGGVDDNLSIPILSGLGIWATLWAWGLYA
- a CDS encoding uncharacterized protein (TransMembrane:1 (o78-98i); EggNog:ENOG503P6VV), with the protein product MSASGAAFAPQASSTGAPPAYACAPVDECMPCPEDHLAYPYCRPYNNRQAVQCLASDGALVDGWSACGKFIGAEVRHYGQFVFLNVLLVVAALSVYVWRQVYQTRKFHGMLYHRVHGRQTRRAPAMQN
- the CLF1 gene encoding NineTeen Complex (NTC) component (COG:D; EggNog:ENOG503NVIZ): MEEEGRAPKIKNRAPAPVQITAEQLLREAQENQERPRRQTARHRIEDYEQLEEYRARKRKEFEDSVRKLRGNMVAWIRYATWEANQGLMDRARSVFERAIDVNPHHVPLWLRYTEQELKMRNVNFARNLFDRAVSILPRIDQLWYKYVHVEELLGNVSGTREIFERWMSWEPDERAWNAYIAFEVRYKEMDRASAVWERAVTCHPEPKQWIRWAKYEEDRDDLDKARNVFHMALDFFGEDEAALERAQTVFTAFAKMETRQAEYDRARMIYKYALERLPRAKSEGIYASYTRFEKQFGNIKGVEDTVTQKRRLQYEEEVQSGLATNYDTWFDYTRLEEESYRTLLEEGAPESMLESSREKVREVYERAIAEVPPANEKRLWRRYIYLWLRYALFEEADVGDIERAKKVYAAAVAAVPHREFTFAKLWLAYAYFEVRRMDLALARKILGTAIGLAPKQKLFAGYIQLELELKEFDRVRKLYEKALEWDPSSSSTWVRFAELEQNLYDLERARGIYELAIAQAESELGGLDMPEVVWKAYIDFEFSEREMERVDALYERLLDKTGHVKVWISYALGKMAAAIAAEEDEDADAEEEVEAQGETYAVSPEQQAERAARREQAAKETRAVFARGYESLRDQGLKDERVVLLEAWKAFEVEHGDEERVQAVQEKMPRVLKKRREIPGGDGAMEEYYDMVFPDEEAKNKPAMKLLQMAHAWRAQQAS